A single Pseudomonas sp. DC1.2 DNA region contains:
- a CDS encoding F0F1 ATP synthase subunit delta, whose protein sequence is MAELTTLARPYAKAAFEHAQAHQQLASWSAMLGLAAAVSQDDTMQRVLKAPRLTSADKATTFIDVCGDKFDVKAQNFIHVVAENDRLPLLPEIAALFDLYKAEQEKSVDVDVTSAFALNQEQQDKLAKVLSARLGREVRLHAAEDATLIGGVIIRAGDLVIDGSIRGKLANLAEALKS, encoded by the coding sequence ATGGCAGAATTGACCACGTTGGCCCGACCTTACGCTAAGGCAGCCTTCGAGCACGCCCAGGCCCACCAGCAACTGGCCTCTTGGTCAGCCATGCTCGGCCTGGCTGCAGCAGTGTCGCAAGACGACACCATGCAGCGCGTGCTCAAGGCCCCGCGACTGACGAGCGCAGACAAGGCCACCACGTTTATTGACGTGTGTGGCGACAAGTTTGATGTCAAGGCACAGAATTTCATCCACGTCGTTGCTGAAAACGACCGTCTCCCGCTTTTGCCGGAGATTGCCGCTCTGTTTGACCTGTACAAGGCTGAACAAGAGAAATCGGTAGATGTGGATGTCACCAGTGCTTTTGCATTGAACCAAGAACAGCAAGACAAACTCGCCAAGGTTCTCAGTGCACGGCTCGGCCGGGAAGTGCGACTGCACGCTGCGGAGGATGCCACCCTTATTGGTGGTGTCATCATCCGCGCCGGCGACCTGGTAATCGATGGCTCGATTCGCGGCAAACTCGCGAACCTTGCCGAAGCATTGAAATCTTGA
- a CDS encoding ParA family protein, with protein sequence MAKVFAIANQKGGVGKTTTCINLAASLVATKRRVLLIDLDPQGNATMGSGVDKHGLENSVYDLLIGECDLAQAMHYSEHGGYQLLPANRDLTAAEVVLLEMQMKESRLRSALAPIRENYDYILIDCPPSLSMLTLNALVAADGVIIPMQCEYFALEGLSDLVDNIKRIAELLNPNLKVEGLLRTMYDPRLSLMNDVSAQLKEHFGEQLYDTVIPRNIRLAEAPSYGMPALAYDKSSRGAIAYLALAGEMVRRQRKNSRTAAAQAT encoded by the coding sequence ATGGCTAAGGTATTCGCGATAGCGAACCAAAAGGGTGGTGTGGGCAAGACCACCACCTGCATCAACCTCGCAGCTTCCCTGGTCGCTACCAAGCGTCGGGTGCTGTTGATCGATCTTGATCCACAGGGCAACGCCACCATGGGTAGCGGTGTGGATAAACATGGCCTCGAAAACTCGGTCTACGACCTGTTGATCGGCGAGTGCGATCTGGCCCAGGCTATGCATTATTCCGAGCACGGGGGCTACCAGCTGCTGCCGGCCAACCGCGATTTGACCGCGGCTGAAGTGGTGCTGCTGGAAATGCAGATGAAGGAAAGCCGTCTGCGCAGTGCGTTGGCGCCGATCCGTGAAAACTACGATTACATTCTGATCGACTGCCCGCCGTCCCTGTCGATGCTGACGCTGAACGCGTTGGTGGCTGCCGATGGGGTAATTATCCCCATGCAGTGCGAGTACTTTGCGCTCGAAGGCTTGAGCGACCTTGTGGATAACATCAAGCGCATCGCCGAACTGTTGAACCCGAACCTGAAAGTCGAAGGCCTGTTGCGGACCATGTACGACCCGCGCCTGAGCCTGATGAACGATGTCTCGGCGCAGCTCAAGGAACACTTTGGCGAGCAGCTCTACGACACCGTGATTCCGCGCAACATTCGCCTGGCTGAAGCGCCAAGCTACGGCATGCCGGCGTTGGCATACGACAAGTCATCGCGAGGCGCGATTGCCTATCTGGCATTGGCGGGCGAGATGGTTCGTCGTCAACGCAAAAACTCACGCACCGCCGCCGCTCAGGCAACTTAA
- a CDS encoding ParB/RepB/Spo0J family partition protein: MAVKKRGLGRGLDALLSGPTVSSLEEQAVQADQRELQHLPLDLIQRGKYQPRRDMDPQALEELAQSIRAQGVMQPIVVRPIGSGRFEIIAGERRWRASQQAGQETIPAMVRDVPDETAIAMALIENIQREDLNPIEEAVALQRLQQEFQLTQQQVADAVGKSRVTVANLLRLIALPEVIKTMLSHGDLEMGHARALLGLPENQQVEGARHVVARGLTVRQTEALVRQWLSGKQEPAEPVKTDPDIARLEQRLAERLGSAVQIRHGKKGKGQLVIGYNSLDELQGVLAHIR, translated from the coding sequence ATGGCCGTCAAGAAACGAGGTCTAGGACGTGGACTGGATGCACTGCTGAGTGGTCCGACTGTCAGCTCGCTGGAAGAGCAAGCGGTGCAAGCCGATCAGCGCGAGTTGCAACACCTGCCTCTGGACCTGATCCAGCGAGGCAAATATCAGCCGCGTCGGGACATGGACCCTCAGGCGCTGGAAGAACTGGCGCAGTCGATCAGGGCCCAGGGTGTGATGCAGCCGATCGTGGTTCGTCCGATCGGCAGCGGTCGCTTTGAAATCATCGCCGGCGAACGCCGCTGGCGCGCTAGCCAGCAGGCAGGCCAGGAAACGATCCCCGCGATGGTCCGCGATGTGCCGGATGAAACGGCCATTGCCATGGCGCTGATCGAGAACATCCAGCGTGAAGACCTCAATCCGATCGAAGAAGCGGTCGCCTTGCAGCGTTTGCAGCAGGAATTTCAGCTGACCCAGCAACAAGTCGCCGACGCGGTGGGTAAGTCCCGCGTTACAGTCGCCAACCTATTGCGCCTGATCGCGTTGCCGGAAGTTATCAAAACCATGCTGTCCCACGGTGACCTGGAGATGGGTCATGCGCGCGCTTTGCTGGGTTTGCCGGAAAATCAACAGGTTGAAGGGGCGCGACATGTTGTCGCACGGGGGCTGACAGTGCGCCAGACGGAAGCACTGGTTCGCCAGTGGTTGAGTGGCAAACAGGAGCCTGCTGAGCCGGTAAAAACAGACCCGGATATCGCTCGCCTTGAGCAGCGCCTGGCTGAGCGCCTAGGCTCTGCGGTGCAGATCCGCCACGGAAAGAAGGGCAAAGGTCAGTTGGTGATTGGTTACAACTCCCTCGACGAGCTCCAAGGCGTGCTTGCACACATTCGTTGA
- the atpE gene encoding F0F1 ATP synthase subunit C, translating to METVVGLTAIAVALLIGLGALGTAIGFGLLGGKFLEGAARQPEMVPMLQVKMFIVAGLLDAVTMIGVGIALFFTFANPFVGQLAG from the coding sequence ATGGAAACTGTAGTTGGTCTAACCGCTATCGCTGTTGCACTGTTGATCGGCCTGGGCGCACTGGGTACCGCAATTGGTTTCGGCCTGTTGGGCGGCAAGTTCCTGGAAGGCGCAGCGCGTCAGCCAGAAATGGTTCCAATGCTGCAAGTCAAAATGTTCATCGTTGCCGGTCTGCTCGACGCCGTAACCATGATCGGTGTTGGTATCGCTTTGTTCTTCACCTTCGCGAACCCATTCGTTGGTCAACTCGCTGGCTAA
- the rsmG gene encoding 16S rRNA (guanine(527)-N(7))-methyltransferase RsmG — translation MSSLVTSQHAEELSTGARQLGVSLTETQHALLLGYLALLIKWNKAYNLTAVRDPDEMVSRHLLDSLSVMSFVENGRWLDVGSGGGMPGIPLAILFPESQVTCLDSNGKKTRFLTQVKLELKLDNLQVIHSRVETFQPEQPFNGIVSRAFSSMENFSNWTRHLGDADTRWLAMKGVHPADELVALPTDFHLDSEHALAVPGCQGQRHLLILRRTA, via the coding sequence TTGAGTTCGTTGGTCACCTCGCAACATGCCGAAGAGTTATCCACAGGCGCTCGCCAACTCGGTGTCTCCCTGACAGAAACCCAGCATGCGTTGCTACTGGGTTATCTGGCCCTGTTGATCAAATGGAACAAGGCCTACAACCTGACCGCCGTGCGTGATCCGGACGAAATGGTTTCTCGGCATTTGCTCGACAGTTTGAGTGTGATGTCTTTTGTCGAAAATGGTCGCTGGCTGGACGTTGGCAGTGGCGGCGGCATGCCGGGTATTCCGTTGGCCATCCTGTTTCCAGAGTCCCAAGTGACTTGCCTGGACAGCAACGGCAAGAAAACCCGGTTCCTGACCCAGGTCAAACTCGAACTCAAACTGGATAACCTTCAAGTTATCCACAGCCGTGTTGAAACGTTCCAGCCTGAGCAGCCATTCAACGGGATCGTCTCCCGGGCGTTCAGCAGCATGGAGAACTTCAGTAACTGGACTCGCCACCTTGGTGATGCCGATACACGTTGGCTCGCAATGAAGGGCGTTCATCCCGCCGATGAGCTGGTAGCATTGCCGACAGACTTCCACCTCGATAGCGAACACGCCTTGGCCGTACCCGGTTGCCAAGGCCAACGCCATCTGCTGATACTGCGCCGCACGGCATGA
- a CDS encoding F0F1 ATP synthase subunit I, protein METRMPNRLPFHRLAVFPVLMAQFVVLLIAALALWQWHGVVAGYSGLCGGLIALLPNVYFAHRAFRFSGARAAQAIVRSFYAGEAGKLILTAVLFALTFAGVKPLAPLAVFGVFVLTQLVSWFSPLLMRTRLSRP, encoded by the coding sequence ATGGAAACCCGCATGCCAAACCGCTTGCCGTTCCATCGCCTGGCAGTTTTTCCGGTGTTAATGGCTCAATTTGTCGTTTTGCTCATTGCTGCTTTGGCGCTTTGGCAATGGCATGGAGTCGTTGCCGGGTACTCAGGACTTTGCGGAGGCCTGATAGCCTTGCTGCCTAATGTTTATTTCGCTCACAGGGCATTTCGGTTTTCCGGCGCCCGAGCGGCCCAGGCTATCGTCCGGTCTTTTTATGCCGGCGAGGCAGGGAAACTGATTTTGACGGCAGTGCTGTTTGCACTGACCTTTGCAGGTGTGAAGCCATTGGCGCCGCTGGCTGTATTCGGCGTCTTCGTGTTGACCCAACTGGTCAGCTGGTTTTCGCCCCTGCTGATGAGAACAAGACTTTCGAGACCTTAG
- the atpB gene encoding F0F1 ATP synthase subunit A: MAETTASGYIQHHLQNLTFGHLPNGGWGFAHTAAEAKEMGFWAFHVDTLGWSVALGLIFVLIFRMAAKKATSGQPGALQNFVEVLVEFVDGSVKDSFHGRSPVIAPLALTIFVWVFLMNAVDLVPVDWIPQLVMLITGDAHIPFRAVSTTDPNATMGMALSVFALIIFYSIKVKGIGGFIGELTLHPFGSKNIFLQALLIPVNFLLEFVTLIAKPISLALRLFGNMYAGELVFILIAVMFGSGLLWLSGLGVVLQWAWAVFHILIITLQAFIFMMLTIVYLSMAHEENH, encoded by the coding sequence ATGGCAGAAACAACCGCTTCGGGCTATATCCAGCACCACTTGCAGAACCTGACCTTCGGGCATCTACCTAATGGCGGATGGGGCTTTGCTCACACCGCAGCAGAAGCCAAAGAAATGGGTTTCTGGGCTTTCCACGTCGATACTCTCGGCTGGTCGGTCGCGTTGGGTCTGATCTTCGTTCTGATTTTCCGCATGGCGGCAAAGAAGGCGACTTCCGGCCAACCGGGTGCTTTGCAGAACTTCGTTGAAGTATTGGTCGAATTCGTCGATGGCAGCGTGAAAGACAGCTTCCATGGCCGTAGCCCGGTGATTGCACCGTTGGCACTGACCATCTTCGTCTGGGTCTTCCTGATGAACGCTGTCGACCTGGTACCGGTCGACTGGATTCCTCAATTGGTCATGCTGATCACGGGTGATGCGCACATCCCATTCCGTGCCGTGTCGACCACTGACCCGAACGCTACCATGGGCATGGCCCTGTCGGTGTTCGCGCTGATCATTTTCTACAGCATCAAGGTCAAGGGCATCGGCGGCTTCATCGGCGAACTGACCCTGCACCCGTTTGGCAGCAAGAATATTTTCCTTCAGGCGCTGCTGATACCGGTGAACTTCCTGCTGGAGTTCGTGACGCTGATCGCCAAGCCTATTTCGCTGGCACTGCGTCTGTTCGGCAACATGTACGCTGGCGAGCTGGTCTTCATTCTGATTGCTGTGATGTTCGGCAGTGGTCTGCTCTGGCTTAGCGGCCTGGGCGTTGTTCTGCAGTGGGCGTGGGCGGTGTTCCACATCCTCATCATCACCCTGCAGGCGTTTATCTTCATGATGCTGACCATCGTTTACTTGTCGATGGCGCACGAAGAGAACCATTAA
- a CDS encoding F0F1 ATP synthase subunit B gives MNINATLIGQSVAFFIFVLFCMKFVWPPVIAALHERQKKIADGLDAAARAARDLELAQDKAGQQLREAKAQAAEIIEQAKKRGNQIVEEAVEKARIDADRVKVQAQAEIEQELNSVKDALRAQLGSLAVSGAEKILGSTIDQNAHAELVNKLAAEI, from the coding sequence GTGAACATTAATGCAACCCTGATTGGCCAGTCCGTTGCGTTCTTCATTTTTGTACTGTTTTGCATGAAGTTCGTGTGGCCTCCGGTCATCGCGGCTTTGCACGAACGTCAGAAGAAGATCGCGGATGGACTGGACGCTGCCGCCCGAGCAGCTCGCGACCTGGAATTGGCCCAAGATAAAGCGGGTCAACAACTGCGCGAAGCAAAAGCTCAGGCAGCCGAAATCATTGAGCAAGCCAAGAAACGCGGTAACCAGATTGTTGAAGAGGCTGTTGAAAAAGCCCGTATCGACGCTGACCGTGTGAAGGTTCAGGCTCAGGCCGAGATCGAGCAGGAACTTAACAGTGTCAAAGACGCGCTGCGTGCCCAATTGGGTAGCCTGGCAGTCTCTGGCGCCGAGAAGATCCTGGGTTCCACAATCGATCAAAACGCGCACGCGGAGCTGGTAAACAAACTGGCTGCTGAAATTTAA